From the genome of Ptychodera flava strain L36383 unplaced genomic scaffold, AS_Pfla_20210202 Scaffold_71__1_contigs__length_606264_pilon, whole genome shotgun sequence, one region includes:
- the LOC139128808 gene encoding histamine N-methyltransferase-like: MSKGMKILYHYPEEFFNRYSIFMKYVSYCPREDQQTSLNETFGSFKLKRDSLRILAIGTGNGNADVPIIDILHSKRCHINYIVVEPILAELEKFKSLVASKQEQGQWTRVRFEFHQTTIENYLEESQRRVAEDNFDIIHTIHCAYTMSDQGDIFAGLYGRLQRGGMLLNTMAAGPQERLYAKATEINPESHPCAGSASLRRMIQRKLPDVEITTIYKKIGLLADECFKEESREGNMLLDFLTYTLDFRKSVSERVLSGFMAFMREECCYEKDGKLFLQKDEEDIVIFKK, from the exons ATGTCCAAAGGGATGAAAATATTGTACCACTATCCGGAAGAATTTTTCAATAGATACAGTATCTTCATGAAGTACGTGAGCTACTGCCCAAGGGAAGACCAGCAGACAAGCTTAAACGAAACGTTTGGAAGTTTCAAGCTAAAGAGAGATTCGCTCAGGATACTTGCTATCGGGACAGGCAATG GCAACGCTGATGTTCCAATCATTGACATTTTGCACAGTAAGCGATGCCATATCAACTACATTGTAGTAGAACCTATTCTAGCAGAACTGGAGAAATTCAAATCATTGGTTGCATCGAAGCAGGAGCAAGGACAGTGGACAAGAGTCAGGTTTGAGTTCCATCAAACTACCATCGAAAATTATCTTGAAGAATCACAGAGGAGGGTAGCTGAGGACAACTTCGACATCATACACACTATACACTGTGCGTACACCATGTCAGACCAAGGAGATATTTTCGCTGGTCTTTATGGGCGCCTTCAAAGAGGGGGGATGCTGCTTAACACCATGGCTGCTG GTCCCCAGGAAAGGCTGTATGCCAAGGCAACGGAGATAAACCCAGAATCACACCCTTGTGCAGGATCAGCCTCGCTTCGGAGAATGATACAACGCAAACTTCCTGACGTCGAAATTACCACCATCTATAAAAAGATCGGTTTATTAGCTGATGAATGTTTCAAAGAAGAATCTCGAGAAGGAAATATGCTGCTGGATTTTCTGACGTACACtcttgattttcgaaaaagcgTTTCTGAGAGAGTACTTAGTGGCTTCATGGCATTCATGAGGGAAGAATGTTGTTACGAGAAAGACGGCAAATTATTTCTTCAGAAAGATGAGGAAGATATTGTTATCTTTAAGAAGTAG